The window ACCGTAACGGTAATGGAGAAAATTGGTCATTTCCTTGACGAAGAAAATCAGAGGATTTTTGATAAATATAAAGACAAATTTTCTAATGTAGAGGTTACAGAGGTGATCGAACAGGAACTCGATGTTGCAAGAATATTGAGGAGAAGTTGCCGAGACTTTGACGGAGGCTATGCCATGGCAGGTCTGATTGGAAATGGTGCAGGATTTGTAGTAAGAGATCCTATTGGTATTCGGCCGGCTTATTACTATGCAGATGATGAAATTGTAGTAGTAGCCTCCGAAAAACCACCTATCAAAACGGCTTTTGATATTGATTATAAACAAATTAAGGAAATTCAACCCGGCAACGCGCTCATTTTTAATAAGGATGGATCTTATGGTGAGTTTGAAATCATTCCGCCAAAAGAAAAAAAGTCTTGTAGTTTCGAGAGAATTTATTTCTCAAGAGGAACAGACCCTGATATCTACAAAGAGCGAAAAAATCTAGGAAGGGCTTTGGTCCCTCAAATTTTGAAAGCCATTGATTTTGATCTCAAGAATACCGTTTTTTCTTATATTCCTAATACGGCAGAAACTGCCTATTATGGAATGATAGAAGGTCTTGAAGATTATCTTAGTGCCAAAAGAAAAGAAATTCTTATAGAAGGTAAACCGCACCTAGATGATTTGGGTGAGTTATTAAACTTTAGACCTAGGGTTGAAAAACTTGTCAGCAAAGATGTCAAATTACGAACATTTATCACCAATGACTCCGATAGAGATGTAATGGTGTCAAATGTATATGACACCACCTATGAGGTAATCCGATCAGGAATAGATACCATTGTTTTAATTGATGACAGTATAGTAAGAGGAACCACCATAGAAAAAAGTGTACTCACTACTCTGGATAAGCTTGAACCAAAGCGCATCATCATAGTTTCTTCTGCCCCTCAGATAAGATTTCCTGATTGCTATGGCATTGACATGTCTAGAATGAAGGACTTTATTGCCTTTAGGGCAGCCGTTCAATTGATTGAAGACAATGGTGGTATGGACAATCTTTTGGAAAGGGTTTATGACAAATGTAAAGCTTATCCTGAGTCGGAAGAAAATTATGTAAAGGAGATTTATGCACCATTTACAGATCAAGAAATCTCTGATAAAATAGCTTCAATTATTACTTCAGAAAATATCAAGGCTGGCGTTCATGTGATTTATCAAACGGTAGATAATCTCCATTCATCCTGCCCTGCTCACAGTGGAGACTGGTATTTTACAGGAAATTTCCCAACTAAGGGGGGGATTCGTGTGGTAAAAAAGGCCTTCGTAAATTATATGGAAGGAAAAGAAGAACGGGCATATTAAACCAAGGTATAAATGATTGATGTTGCTTTATTAAAAGAAATTTGTGAACTGCCGGGAGCTCCCGGATTTGAGAAAAAAATCAGAGATTTTATCCTAGAAAAAGCCAAAGGTTTAGTAGATGAAATAGCTGTAGATAATTTAGGAAATGTCATCGCAATAAAGAAGGGGCAGAGAAACCCTGAAGGGAAGAAGGTAATGGTGGCTGCTCACATGGATGAGATAGGCTTTATTGTCACCCATATAGATGACAATGGATTTTTAAGGTTTCATACGCTTGGCGGTTTTGATCCGAAAACTCTCACAGCCCAGCGGGTTATCGTTCATGGGAAAGAGAAGGATATCATGGGCGTGATGGGTACGAAGCCAATTCATGTGATGACTCAGGAGGAAAAAAACAAACTGCCTAAAATTTCAGATTATTTCATTGATTTGGGAATGGATAAGGAAGAGGTTGAGAAGTGGATTGAAGTAGGTGATCCCATTACCCGAGAACGTGAGTTGGTGGAGATGGGGAACTGCGTCAACTGTAAATCTATCGATAACAGAATCGCAGTTTTTATTTTGTTGGAAGCCTTAAGGGTTTTGGAAGCTCCCGCTTATGATGTGTATGCCACTTTTACGGTGCAGGAAGAAGTTGGTATACGTGGTGCGCAGGTTTCGGCACATCATATTGATCCTGATTTCGGAATCGCCCTGGATACCACAATTGCTTTTGATCTTCCGGGGGCAGCAGCTCATGAGAAAATCACCGAACTGGGTAAAGGTACTGCCATTAAAATTATGGATGCCTCAGCCATATGTGATTATAGAATGGTTGCTTTCATGAAAAAGACAGCTGCCAAAAATAACATTCCTTTTCAAACAGAAATTTTAACAGCAGGAGGAACGGATACTGCCGGAGTGCAGCGAATGGGGAGAAAAGGAGCCATTGCAGGTGCCATCTCTATCCCTACAAGGCATTTGCACCAAGTTATAGAAATGGCCAACAAAGAAGATGTTCAATCAAGTATTCAACTTCTTAAGGCGACTCTGGAAGAAATAGATAGTTTTGATTGGGCCCATTAAATTCCTACTCATTCAACTCCGCATCGGGCTATTGAGTTAATTTTGTAATACTTTTAGTAGGAAGAGCTGATATTTAGAATTGTCCCGTGTTTTAGAGATACGGGACAATTTTATTTTAGAATTAAAAAAAAACGTGGTGGTTTTTGACAATTGTTATGAATTGAATTTAGGATTTTACTTTCTTTTTAGCGGCCTTTTTTGCCAAGTATCTTTTTAAATCATCGTAGCCCAAGTGTTCGTGGTTACTGATCGAAAAGGAGTATTTGTCCATAAAAACCAGAATTAGCTGTTTAAAGACTTTCTTATTGGCAACCACTTCCTCTTCTTGCCAGGCCAGAAGATCTGCCATATTGTATTTTTTTCGCTGCCCTTTTAGCGGGAGCCAGATTTCAATCTTGTCTTTTCCTGCAGCTAAAAACTTGTACCCGGCCATCATTTTTACCAAGATAAGCAATAACACTATGGTGATGAGGGTACATCCAATCAAGTAAAATAGGAAAGGGAATTCACGGGACTGGTTAAAGTCATACAATAAATAACTTAAGCCAATAAATAATAGAAGGACCACAATCCCCAAGGACATGTAGGTGCTTTTTTTTGGTTTACAACTTACCATCTCTATTTTGTAATTGTTTCAATTTGTTTTTTGAGAAATCAATTAATTCCGAAAAAAAATATTCGAAATAGGATTCGAAAACAGCATGGTTTTCTTCAAGAAATTGGGGCGCTAATTCCATTTTGGAATCAAAAGATGTCCGGTATGAAAGCCCCGTAAAAGACCGCTGTATACCGGTCTTTGTGCCATAGGCTGTTAACCAGTTTTCTTTCTTCATGTACTTAAATGGCAACAGGAACTTTTGGGGAAGAATTGAACTGTTTGCTTCCAGTAAATCGTAAACTGACCGAGAGAAATCCTCTAAAGGTATTGCACTGTATTTGCTCCAATGTAAGGCTAAGAAGTAATCGAAGTACATGTCTGTTATTACAGAAGAATATCTTGAAAATTCAGGCTTTAAAATTTCTTGGGCTTCCTTAACGAGCTTATGTTTGTCTGTGAAACTGTCGATTTCTCTATGTAGCATAATTCCTGTGACAATTTCTCTTTCAAATTGTTCATCAATTTTTCCTCTAACAAAATCCCCAATAAAATTACCGATTAAAACTTTGGGCTGGTCAAAGGATAAGTAAGCATGTGCTAAGAAATTCATGCGATTAAAAAAGGAATGATTGTCTAAATTTAGGAATGATTTACTTAACCTTGAATCTTCAAACATTAAATAACAAATGACAAATATAGCGGAAGAATTATTATATACCACAAAACTTTTACGAATGGAATGGGGTGAAGACCTCGCTCAATTCCGAAGTTTGACTTTTAGAAAATCGATTAAGGACAAGGTACAGGCAGGGGTTTGTTGGTATCCGGTGCAGCTGAATAAGATTAAATGGACTTTTTCAGATCAGTTGGTGATTGAAGTTTCAGTCAAAGAAGCTTTATCAAACCATGGGTTTCATTCAGGTAAATCCATTAGTTTGTTTTCCAATGCGGAGGAAAATGACATTCAAACCACCTTTCTAAATGGTGTAGTAAACAATGTAAAAGGTAATGTGATGACCTTAAGTTTAAATACAGAGCGCCTTCCGGATTGGGTTGGTGAAGGGGGGATCGGGGTTAATCTGATGTTTGATGACACCACCTATAAGGTGATGACAAGTGCCATGGAGTCAGTTACTGCATCTGAAAACAATAGGTTGGCCCATTTGAAGGAGGTGATTTTGGGACATAAAAAACCTTATTTTTTGGCTCGGGAAACGGGCAGTGCTGGGCTATTGAATGCAGGGCAAAATAAGGCGTTGGAATTGATTGAGCAAGCCAAGGACCTGGCCATAGTACATGGGCCTCCAGGTACGGGTAAAACCACAACCCTTATACAAGCCATAGTTTCCGCCACCCAAATTTATGACCAGGTGTTGGTATGTGCCCCTAGTAATGCAGCGGTTGATTTATTAGTGGAAAGAATGGGGGATGAGAACCTGGAGGTGCTGCGTATAGGTCATCCGGCAAGAATTGATGATAAAATTATTCAGCGAACCTTAGATGCGAAAATTCTGGCGCACCCCTCCTATAAAGCATATAAAAAATTACGTAAGGAAGCAGAAGAATACCGAAGGAAAGCCAATAAATTTAAACGCAATTTTGGTCATGCTGAAAGAGAAAAGCGGAAAATGCATTATAATGAGGCAGGAAAATGTCAAGCAGAAGCAAGGCAGTTGTATGATTACATGACCCACTCCATTCTTGATTCCTGCCAAGTGATCGCCTGCACCTTGGTGGGGGCGGCTTCTAATTTACTCAAAGGAAAAACTTTTCAAGTAGTATTTCTTGATGAAGCAGCCCAAGGATTGGAGCCGGCAACTTGGATTCCGATAATGAAAGCACAAAAGGTGGTATTTGCCGGAGACCATTGTCAACTACCTCCTACAATCAAATCCAGAGAAGCAGCCAAAGGGCTTCAAAACACTCTCTTTGAAAAAGCCATTACCAATCAACCTGAAGCAGCTCAGATTTTATCTGTTCAATATAGGATGGCAGAGGCAATTATGGGGTTCTCTAATATCGCTTTTTATAACAATAAGCTAATAGCAGCAGCCAATACGCAAAAACATTATTTAGCGGAAGGTGAAGCCACTTTGGCCTTTATCGATACCGCAGGTAGTGGTTTTTTGGAATTTAAAGACAGGGAAACCCTTAGCATCAGTAATAAAGAAGAAGCCTTTATGTTGCTTACTTTATTAAAGGACTTATTGAAAAGAATAGGGAAGAATAATAGTGAAAACCAAGCATGGCAAGTAGGGTTGATTGCTCCCTATAGTGCACAGGTGAGGTTGTTAAAGGAAATGGTAGCCATGGATTCAGAGTGGATATTCCTCAAACAATTGGATCAAAATTTAACCATTAGTACGGTGGATGGTTTTCAAGGACAAGAGCGAGACATTATTCTCATAAGCCTTACCCGTTCAAATGAGCAAGGTGAAATAGGTTTTCTAGCTGATACAAGGAGAATGAATGTTGCACTGACACGAGCAAAAAGGAAATTAATTGTTTTAGGTGACAGTGCAACCATAGGGAACAATGGTTTTTACCAATCTTTTTTAGATTTTGTACATGCGAAAGGCGCATACCATAGCGTGTATGAATTTATGGAGTAATAATCTCTATTATCCTAGTTTTGGTTCATAACCACTCATATAGGCATGGTTCAACATGGCTAGGGTGTCTCCGAAACTTGACGCCGCATTCATAATTTCTTCAGGTATTTTGTGTCCATTTAATTTACTTAAAAGGATTCCATAAAGCGTATTGATAAAAATCTGGATTTCATGCTCTGGGATCTCTTGTTGGCTATCAGTGATTAATTGTAGCAAGTGGGGTTGGGTTTTGCGATAAACAGCCATGTATTCGGCTTCTTCTTTCAAAAGTTGCCAATGAATTTTAGCTAGGCGATCAACCAATTTTTGGGTTCTTTGTAGATGCCCTTTTTTCTGGATCCCTTCGTGCTTCATTGCCTGTATCATACTTGAAAGCCATACTCTTGTTTCCTCCTTATCCTCTTCTTGAACATTTTTATGTCCCAATACATACTCATTGACCTCATTCATTTCAAATTGGTAAGCCCTAAGTAAGTCTTCCATTCGGTACAAATACAATATGTATTCGATAATATTCTCTTTTTTCTTTTTGTCAGCGATTGATTTCATGTGTTTGTCAACTATTCTTGTTGTAAGGACTGAAGCTCAGATGCAATAAAACGATCCCACCGAGCCTGCATTTCAGGATTGTATGGCTTGGTAGCCTGAGCGTCATATTGTTCATCCATTCTTTTCCAATCTTTAAAATTCTCTTTAATAATCCTATTTAACTGAGTTCGGTGGTTTTTTTCTTCAAACTTATAATTGTTTACAGCATTAAGAATTCGATGGCCGATAATCTGTGCGATAAGGTAATGCCCATTTTCATGATGAAGTACTCGTTGTTTTGTTTGTGCGTCCCGAGTTGTGAAAAATTCATTTTTAACTTGACTCAATTCTTTATGAAGATTTATTTTAACCTCAATATCCAGACTAACGTGATCCCCTCTTTTTTTGATGTTTAATATATCAATCTCACAAGTACTTTGTGTGATGGCATTGATTGTGGACCTATTTCCTATTAAATTTACTTTTTTGAAGTCATTCCAATTGAGTGGACGATTGGGGTTTATGGAAACCACTCCACCTTTTATTGCCCGGTATTTCTCCGGAGGTTCATTTGTTGAAAGCAGTAGTGGCCAAAGGATATACAGAAGAAAATAAAGTTTCATTTGAAGCATTATATTCAGTTATTTTCGAATTTAAGCATTATCCCATTCGCTTGAAAGTATTCTCTTTCAAGCCTCAGGTGTTAAACTTCTAATTTATATGGACAAAACATATTAAAACACTAACTATTTACTACTTTTGCACTTAGTATGAACATGGATAAAATAAGAAATTTCTGTATAATTGCCCATATTGATCATGGCAAAAGTACGCTAGCAGACCGACTTTTACAATTCACTAATACAGTGACAGAGCGGGAAATGCAAGACCAGCTATTGGATAATATGGATTTAGAAAGGGAGCGGGGGATTACGATTAAATCGCATGCCATCCAAATGAATTTCCCTTATAAAGGTGAAGAGTATACCTTGAACCTTATCGATACACCCGGTCATGTGGATTTTTCCTATGAAGTGTCAAGGTCTATAGCTGCTTGTGAAGGTGCTCTATTGATCGTTGATGCCTCTCAAGGTATAGAAGCGCAAACTATATCTAATCTTTATTTGGCCATTGGTCATGATTTGGAAATTATTCCGGTTTTAAATAAAATCGATCTTCCGGGTGCTCAACCTGAGGTAGTGGCTGAGGAAGTAATGGAAATGATCGGCTGTGACAGGGAGGATATTGTTTTGGCATCCGGCAAAGAAGGGATAGGCATTGAGGATATATTAAATGCTGTTGTAGAAAGAGTTCCTGCGCCTAAAGGGGAAGTTGAAGCTCCTTTACAGGCCATGATATTTGATTCTGTTTACAATCCTTTTCGAGGTGTAGAGGTGCTCTTTAGAATTTTTAATGGGACTATTAATAAAGGTGACAAAATTAAGTTTGTCAATACCGGTAGAGAATATGAGGCGGATGAGATCGGTATATTGGGTATCCAACAAAAACCACAAAATGAATTACAAGCCGGGAATGTAGGCTATTTGATTTCAGGAATTAAGGTGGCCAAGGAGGTAAAAGTAGGAGATACCATCACCCATGTTAAAAGACCTTGTAGTAATACTGTCCAAGGATTTGAGAATGTTAAGCCAATGGTTTTTGCCGGTATTTATCCGGTAGAAACAACGGATTTTGAAGAGCTAAGAGCTTCTATGGAGAAATTACAGCTCAACGATGCTTCTTTAGTTTGGGAGCCGGAAACATCGGCTGCTTTAGGATTTGGTTTTAGGTGTGGATTCCTTGGAATGCTTCACATGGAAATCATACAGGAGAGATTGGAGAGGGAGTTTGACATGACGGTTATTACCACGGTACCATCCGTGCAGTTTAGGGCATTAATGAATGATGAAACATATGCGGTAGTCAATGCGCCTTCGGATATGCCGGAACCAAACCTTTTCAAGCATATAGAGGAGCCTTTCGTTAAAGCTTCCATCATTACTGCTTCTGATTATGTAGGACCGGTGATTCAATTGTGTATGGAGAAAAGAGGTCAAATAAAAAACCAAGTTTATTTGACCTCAGATCGAGTGGAATTGACCTTTGATATGCCTTTGGTAGAAATCGTTTTTGACTTTTTTGATAAGCTTAAAACCATTTCCAGAGGTTATGCCTCTTTGGATTATGAATTGATAGGGTTTAAGCAATCCAATATGGTCAGGCTGGATGTTATGCTAAACGGTGAGCCTGTTGATGCCCTTTCGGCAATTGTCCATAGAGACAAAGCCTATGAATGGGGCAAGCGACTTTGTGAAAAGTTAAAGGAATTGGTGCCAAGACAAATGTTTGAAATTGCCATACAAGCGGCAATAGGAACAAAGGTAATTGCCAGAGAAACGGTAAAAGCCTTGCGAAAGAATGTACTGGCTAAATGTTATGGAGGAGATATTTCTAGGAAGAGAAAGCTTCTCGATAAACAAAAGAAAGGTAAGAAAAGAATGCGTCAGGTAGGGAATGTGGAAGTTCCTCAGGAGGCGTTTATGGCGGTGCTTAAACTGGATTAAGCCCGAAAGTGTCATTAAAACAAGTTATAATAGGGTAACCAACAGTTATCAAATATTTTAGGAGATTTTGTAAGAAAAGATACCTATGCAAGAAAAAGAAGGATTAGTAAGGATTGATGGTAAAAAAACTGCTGCGACGATTAAAGATGAAATAGCTGCGGAAGTAGTTTTACTTAAGAAAAATAATAAAAAAACACCTCACCTGGCTGCGATTTTAGTAGGAAACGATGGGGCCAGCCAAACTTATGTAGGGGCAAAAGTGAAGGCTTGTGAAAAAGTTGGTTTTGGTTCTACCTTAGTACGTTTGGAAGAAACTGTTTCAGAGGAAGAGCTGCTGAATGAGGTAGAGAAAATTAATGACAATCCGGACATTGATGGCTTAATTGTGCAACTGCCTTTGCCGGATCACATTTCAGTAGAAAAGGTTACGGCTAAGATAAAACCTGAAAAAGATGTGGATGGCTTTACTCCTGCAAATGTTGGTAGAATGACCTTGGGATGGCCGGCTTATATTGCAGCTACTCCTTACGGAATTGTGGAGTTATTGAAAAGATATGAAATTGAGACTTCCGGAAAGCATTGTGTAGTGATTGGCAGAAGCCATATTGTAGGTTCTCCAATGAGTATATTGATGGCCAGAAATGCCTATCCGGGTAACTGTACTGTTACCATTACTCACAGTAGGACACAGAACTTGAAAGATATTGCACGTAGTGCAGATATACTGATTGTAGCGATTGGGAGAGAAGGTTTTGTTACCGGTGACATGGTCAAAGAAGGTGCCGTAGTGATTGATGTAGGCATACACCGAATCCCCGATGCTAGTAAAAAGACTGGTTTTCGATTGGTTGGTGATGTCAACTTTGAAGAGGCAGCAGCCAAAGCTTCAGCCATCACTCCTGTACCGGGAGGAGTAGGTCCGATGACCATTGCTTCCTTATTGTACAATACCTTACTGGCAGCCAAAGGGGAAGTTTACCAGTAGGGGATTTTAATTAATATAAACAAAGCGGTTCAATTACCCGCTAGACCAAAAATTATGAAAGACAATAAAAAGACGCTTTCCAATGGGCAATATTTACCATTGATGGAAGCTTTCTATACCATACAAGGTGAGGGGATGTTCTCCGGACAACCTGCCTATTTTATACGCTTGGGTGGATGTGATGTCGGATGTGTATGGTGTGATGTGAAGGATTCATGGGATAAAGAAAGATGGCCAAAAGTGGCCATTGAAGATATTGTGGCAGAAGCAGCTTCTTATCCCGCCCGACTAGTAGTTATCACTGGAGGAGAACCTCTAATGCATGATTTAGCTCCTTTGACCCATCTGTTAAAAGAAGAGGGTTTTCAAATAAACATGGAAACATCAGGGGCCCATCCTTTTAGTGGGACGATTGACTGGACTTGTCTTTCACCTAAGAAATTTAAGCAGCCATTGCCCGAAGTTTATGCGCATGCAGACGAGTTAAAAGTAGTAGTTTACAATAAAAGTGATTTTGAATTTGCGCTAAAACATGCCAAATTGGTCAATGAGAAATGTCATTTACTCTTGCAACCGGAATGGTCAAAGGCAGGTAAAATGACAAATTTGATCATTGATTTTGTGAAGGAAAATCCAGCATGGAGGGTTTCTCTTCAGACCCATAAATACATGGAAATACCCTAAGATAAGATGCTAAGAAAATCCCTTATTCTCATATCGTTTGTAAGTTTATGTTTTCAAGCAATGGGGCAGGAATTTTCTATAATTGACAAAAAAGCCATTAAGTACTTTGAAGAAGGAAATGCTTTTCTGCAAAGAAAACAGCTTCCTGAAGCCGGGGAAAAGTACAAAGCAGCCTACGAAAGGAGTACTGATTTCTATGAAGCCTACCTTAAACATGCGCAGGTTTTGTTAAGCAGTGGGATGCCTGAGGAAGCGCTTAGTGTTACAAGAAAA of the Cyclobacterium marinum DSM 745 genome contains:
- a CDS encoding DUF4924 family protein yields the protein MKSIADKKKKENIIEYILYLYRMEDLLRAYQFEMNEVNEYVLGHKNVQEEDKEETRVWLSSMIQAMKHEGIQKKGHLQRTQKLVDRLAKIHWQLLKEEAEYMAVYRKTQPHLLQLITDSQQEIPEHEIQIFINTLYGILLSKLNGHKIPEEIMNAASSFGDTLAMLNHAYMSGYEPKLG
- a CDS encoding 7-carboxy-7-deazaguanine synthase QueE — its product is MKDNKKTLSNGQYLPLMEAFYTIQGEGMFSGQPAYFIRLGGCDVGCVWCDVKDSWDKERWPKVAIEDIVAEAASYPARLVVITGGEPLMHDLAPLTHLLKEEGFQINMETSGAHPFSGTIDWTCLSPKKFKQPLPEVYAHADELKVVVYNKSDFEFALKHAKLVNEKCHLLLQPEWSKAGKMTNLIIDFVKENPAWRVSLQTHKYMEIP
- a CDS encoding DUF922 domain-containing protein, with amino-acid sequence MKLYFLLYILWPLLLSTNEPPEKYRAIKGGVVSINPNRPLNWNDFKKVNLIGNRSTINAITQSTCEIDILNIKKRGDHVSLDIEVKINLHKELSQVKNEFFTTRDAQTKQRVLHHENGHYLIAQIIGHRILNAVNNYKFEEKNHRTQLNRIIKENFKDWKRMDEQYDAQATKPYNPEMQARWDRFIASELQSLQQE
- a CDS encoding M42 family metallopeptidase, with translation MIDVALLKEICELPGAPGFEKKIRDFILEKAKGLVDEIAVDNLGNVIAIKKGQRNPEGKKVMVAAHMDEIGFIVTHIDDNGFLRFHTLGGFDPKTLTAQRVIVHGKEKDIMGVMGTKPIHVMTQEEKNKLPKISDYFIDLGMDKEEVEKWIEVGDPITRERELVEMGNCVNCKSIDNRIAVFILLEALRVLEAPAYDVYATFTVQEEVGIRGAQVSAHHIDPDFGIALDTTIAFDLPGAAAHEKITELGKGTAIKIMDASAICDYRMVAFMKKTAAKNNIPFQTEILTAGGTDTAGVQRMGRKGAIAGAISIPTRHLHQVIEMANKEDVQSSIQLLKATLEEIDSFDWAH
- a CDS encoding acyl carrier protein phosphodiesterase; translated protein: MNFLAHAYLSFDQPKVLIGNFIGDFVRGKIDEQFEREIVTGIMLHREIDSFTDKHKLVKEAQEILKPEFSRYSSVITDMYFDYFLALHWSKYSAIPLEDFSRSVYDLLEANSSILPQKFLLPFKYMKKENWLTAYGTKTGIQRSFTGLSYRTSFDSKMELAPQFLEENHAVFESYFEYFFSELIDFSKNKLKQLQNRDGKL
- a CDS encoding bifunctional 5,10-methylenetetrahydrofolate dehydrogenase/5,10-methenyltetrahydrofolate cyclohydrolase; this encodes MQEKEGLVRIDGKKTAATIKDEIAAEVVLLKKNNKKTPHLAAILVGNDGASQTYVGAKVKACEKVGFGSTLVRLEETVSEEELLNEVEKINDNPDIDGLIVQLPLPDHISVEKVTAKIKPEKDVDGFTPANVGRMTLGWPAYIAATPYGIVELLKRYEIETSGKHCVVIGRSHIVGSPMSILMARNAYPGNCTVTITHSRTQNLKDIARSADILIVAIGREGFVTGDMVKEGAVVIDVGIHRIPDASKKTGFRLVGDVNFEEAAAKASAITPVPGGVGPMTIASLLYNTLLAAKGEVYQ
- the lepA gene encoding translation elongation factor 4, with protein sequence MNMDKIRNFCIIAHIDHGKSTLADRLLQFTNTVTEREMQDQLLDNMDLERERGITIKSHAIQMNFPYKGEEYTLNLIDTPGHVDFSYEVSRSIAACEGALLIVDASQGIEAQTISNLYLAIGHDLEIIPVLNKIDLPGAQPEVVAEEVMEMIGCDREDIVLASGKEGIGIEDILNAVVERVPAPKGEVEAPLQAMIFDSVYNPFRGVEVLFRIFNGTINKGDKIKFVNTGREYEADEIGILGIQQKPQNELQAGNVGYLISGIKVAKEVKVGDTITHVKRPCSNTVQGFENVKPMVFAGIYPVETTDFEELRASMEKLQLNDASLVWEPETSAALGFGFRCGFLGMLHMEIIQERLEREFDMTVITTVPSVQFRALMNDETYAVVNAPSDMPEPNLFKHIEEPFVKASIITASDYVGPVIQLCMEKRGQIKNQVYLTSDRVELTFDMPLVEIVFDFFDKLKTISRGYASLDYELIGFKQSNMVRLDVMLNGEPVDALSAIVHRDKAYEWGKRLCEKLKELVPRQMFEIAIQAAIGTKVIARETVKALRKNVLAKCYGGDISRKRKLLDKQKKGKKRMRQVGNVEVPQEAFMAVLKLD
- a CDS encoding AAA domain-containing protein, translated to MTNIAEELLYTTKLLRMEWGEDLAQFRSLTFRKSIKDKVQAGVCWYPVQLNKIKWTFSDQLVIEVSVKEALSNHGFHSGKSISLFSNAEENDIQTTFLNGVVNNVKGNVMTLSLNTERLPDWVGEGGIGVNLMFDDTTYKVMTSAMESVTASENNRLAHLKEVILGHKKPYFLARETGSAGLLNAGQNKALELIEQAKDLAIVHGPPGTGKTTTLIQAIVSATQIYDQVLVCAPSNAAVDLLVERMGDENLEVLRIGHPARIDDKIIQRTLDAKILAHPSYKAYKKLRKEAEEYRRKANKFKRNFGHAEREKRKMHYNEAGKCQAEARQLYDYMTHSILDSCQVIACTLVGAASNLLKGKTFQVVFLDEAAQGLEPATWIPIMKAQKVVFAGDHCQLPPTIKSREAAKGLQNTLFEKAITNQPEAAQILSVQYRMAEAIMGFSNIAFYNNKLIAAANTQKHYLAEGEATLAFIDTAGSGFLEFKDRETLSISNKEEAFMLLTLLKDLLKRIGKNNSENQAWQVGLIAPYSAQVRLLKEMVAMDSEWIFLKQLDQNLTISTVDGFQGQERDIILISLTRSNEQGEIGFLADTRRMNVALTRAKRKLIVLGDSATIGNNGFYQSFLDFVHAKGAYHSVYEFME
- a CDS encoding amidophosphoribosyltransferase → MSDQIKHECGIAMIRLRKPLQYYIDKYNTPFYAANRLYVLMQKQINRGQDGAGLANIKINTPPGTRYISRYRSVESEAVTKIFQKINKKYKKAKKLGTPADLMDAEWVKNNAAFSGEVWLGHLRYGTHGQNSIETCHPFLKQNNWRSRNLVMAGNFNMTNVEELFDILVNLGQHPKEKTDTVTVMEKIGHFLDEENQRIFDKYKDKFSNVEVTEVIEQELDVARILRRSCRDFDGGYAMAGLIGNGAGFVVRDPIGIRPAYYYADDEIVVVASEKPPIKTAFDIDYKQIKEIQPGNALIFNKDGSYGEFEIIPPKEKKSCSFERIYFSRGTDPDIYKERKNLGRALVPQILKAIDFDLKNTVFSYIPNTAETAYYGMIEGLEDYLSAKRKEILIEGKPHLDDLGELLNFRPRVEKLVSKDVKLRTFITNDSDRDVMVSNVYDTTYEVIRSGIDTIVLIDDSIVRGTTIEKSVLTTLDKLEPKRIIIVSSAPQIRFPDCYGIDMSRMKDFIAFRAAVQLIEDNGGMDNLLERVYDKCKAYPESEENYVKEIYAPFTDQEISDKIASIITSENIKAGVHVIYQTVDNLHSSCPAHSGDWYFTGNFPTKGGIRVVKKAFVNYMEGKEERAY